A single window of Nocardia sp. NBC_01327 DNA harbors:
- a CDS encoding agmatine deiminase family protein, which yields MRRRQFMRTSAVTMGGLLAAACDGPISSWFGDSSTTADDGRSWVMPDEGEPHKRTWMAFGASERIWGAQLLPQVRADLATIATTIARFEPVSMLVRPGELDLARGMVGPNVELIATEIDDLWMRDTGPVFVRGNGTRAGVDFNFNGWGGKQEHRKDAKVAGFVAGRAGVETVHTDLVLEGGGLEVDGQGTALITESCVLNNNRNRGWKKSDVEAELDHLLGIKKVIWLPGIAGHDITDGHTDFYARFAGPGVVVAGLDTDPDSFDYDVTRRHLDILHSATDAAGRSLRVETLEAPTELRARGAGDDFAAGYINFYVCNGAVIAPEFGDADTDSAAEATLTRLFPDRQVVQINIDAIAEGGGGIHCTTQQEPAA from the coding sequence ATGCGACGACGCCAGTTCATGCGGACGAGTGCGGTGACCATGGGTGGGCTACTGGCCGCGGCCTGTGACGGCCCGATCTCGTCCTGGTTCGGTGATTCCTCGACCACGGCGGACGATGGGCGTTCCTGGGTGATGCCCGATGAGGGGGAGCCGCACAAGCGCACCTGGATGGCGTTCGGGGCCAGTGAAAGGATCTGGGGCGCACAGCTTCTGCCGCAGGTGCGCGCGGATCTGGCCACCATTGCCACGACCATCGCCCGATTCGAGCCGGTGTCGATGCTGGTGCGCCCGGGTGAGCTGGATCTGGCGCGGGGCATGGTCGGCCCGAACGTCGAGCTGATCGCGACCGAGATCGACGATCTGTGGATGCGCGATACCGGTCCGGTGTTCGTCAGGGGCAATGGCACCAGGGCCGGGGTGGACTTCAACTTCAACGGGTGGGGCGGTAAGCAGGAACACCGGAAGGATGCCAAGGTCGCCGGGTTCGTCGCCGGGCGCGCGGGTGTCGAAACCGTGCATACCGATCTGGTGCTCGAAGGCGGCGGTCTCGAAGTCGACGGACAGGGCACCGCGCTCATCACCGAATCGTGCGTGCTCAACAACAATCGCAATCGCGGGTGGAAGAAGTCCGATGTCGAGGCCGAGCTGGACCACCTGCTGGGCATCAAGAAGGTGATCTGGCTGCCGGGCATTGCCGGGCACGACATCACCGACGGCCATACCGATTTCTATGCCCGATTCGCCGGGCCCGGCGTGGTTGTCGCGGGCCTGGATACCGATCCGGATTCCTTCGATTACGACGTCACTCGCCGCCATCTCGACATTCTGCATTCGGCCACCGATGCGGCGGGTCGCTCGCTGCGGGTCGAAACTCTCGAAGCGCCTACGGAACTGCGGGCCCGCGGGGCCGGTGACGATTTCGCGGCGGGCTACATCAACTTCTATGTGTGCAATGGCGCGGTCATCGCCCCCGAATTCGGGGATGCGGACACCGATTCGGCCGCCGAGGCGACGCTGACGCGGTTGTTCCCGGATCGGCAGGTCGTGCAGATCAATATCGATGCCATCGCGGAGGGCGGTGGCGGCATTCACTGCACCACCCAGCAGGAGCCTGCCGCCTAG
- a CDS encoding PucR family transcriptional regulator — MSVAIRPELDHSTVLAQRLLARLEELTADLVVHIRAGDHAYAEATQLTDDQLTNSVRDNVASVLTQLAGSGHVSLTAAAAAGRLKAEQGVPLAALLHAYRLCGRLIWDRLLDEVGEGSRESLPHLASEVWKIIDEYSSAAAEAYSGHVADRARRDREERRLMLRSLLDGNIDSNALWEVARHLQLPQSGTFVVVSAELATRGVCALEGIETHLAARYINSIWLTELDTQIGLLSLTAARSVAALPALLRASATGRIGLSRPFTTPAEAVAALREAELACHCTEPGAVAVTTYGDTAIPLFIAHAPNAGQELAQHILGPVLDLPDPQERATLLDTLDMWFECNGSSTAVAARLHYHRNTIHHRLRRIQELTGRDYTDPKQTAELYLALRATRLLTTPSR; from the coding sequence ATGTCGGTTGCGATCCGCCCTGAACTGGACCATTCGACTGTGCTCGCGCAGCGCCTGCTCGCCCGGCTGGAGGAGCTCACCGCCGATCTGGTTGTGCACATTCGCGCCGGGGATCACGCCTACGCCGAAGCCACCCAGCTCACCGACGACCAACTCACGAATTCGGTGCGTGACAATGTCGCCTCGGTGCTCACCCAGCTGGCCGGATCCGGGCACGTCTCGCTGACCGCCGCCGCGGCGGCCGGACGACTCAAGGCCGAACAGGGCGTGCCGCTGGCCGCACTGCTGCACGCCTACCGGCTGTGCGGGCGGCTCATCTGGGACCGGCTACTCGACGAGGTGGGCGAGGGGTCGCGAGAATCGTTGCCGCACCTGGCCTCCGAGGTGTGGAAGATCATCGACGAGTACTCCAGCGCGGCCGCCGAGGCCTACAGCGGGCATGTCGCCGACCGCGCACGCCGCGACCGCGAGGAGCGGCGGCTGATGCTGCGCTCCCTGCTGGACGGCAATATCGACAGCAACGCACTGTGGGAAGTCGCGCGCCACCTGCAACTTCCGCAGTCCGGAACCTTCGTGGTGGTCAGCGCGGAGCTCGCGACCCGGGGCGTCTGCGCGCTCGAGGGCATCGAAACCCATTTGGCCGCAAGGTATATCAACTCCATCTGGCTCACCGAGCTGGACACCCAGATCGGCCTGCTCAGCCTCACCGCCGCCCGCTCGGTCGCCGCACTGCCCGCCCTGCTGCGCGCGTCCGCCACCGGTCGCATCGGCCTGAGCCGCCCCTTCACCACGCCCGCCGAGGCCGTCGCCGCGCTCCGCGAAGCCGAATTGGCCTGCCACTGCACCGAACCCGGCGCCGTCGCGGTCACCACCTACGGTGATACGGCCATCCCACTGTTCATCGCGCACGCCCCGAATGCCGGACAGGAACTGGCCCAGCACATTCTGGGGCCCGTTCTCGATCTACCCGATCCGCAGGAACGAGCCACCCTGCTCGACACCCTGGACATGTGGTTCGAATGCAATGGTTCGAGCACCGCCGTCGCGGCCCGGCTGCACTACCACCGCAACACCATTCACCATCGGCTGCGCCGCATCCAGGAACTCACCGGGCGCGATTACACCGATCCCAAGCAGACCGCGGAGCTCTATCTGGCCCTGCGCGCCACCCGGCTGCTCACCACCCCGTCGCGGTAG
- a CDS encoding SDR family NAD(P)-dependent oxidoreductase, translating into MSDIAIVGIGCRYAGGIDSPESFWDFIINKGDGVVDIPATRWDYRRYYDPDRRTPGRMYTRRGAFMTGDPWAFDPDFFGISPREAASMDPQQRLILEVAWEALDDAGIAGHIAGTSIGVYIGAFTLDQLAVSNTTEALPYVDMHTAAGASYTMLSNRIAFALNLVGPALTVDTACSSSLVALHLACQALQNGDCSVAMAGGVTMLLQPEAFVTMCKGGFLATDGRSKPFDAAADGYGRGEGSGMVVLKKLEDAERDGDRVYAVIKATGSNQDGRTTAITVPNADLQEALAKKVSARAGIAPHEVTYVEAHGTGTPVGDPLELRAIGRAYGQVEGRTEPVGVGSVKAQLGHTEAASGIASIIKSALAISKRTIAPQGWLDTPNPDIPFDELGIKLQLEAETVGPEVERMTVAVNGFGYGGTNAHAILQEYLPAAEAVRQPRHFGVLPLSARTDQAARDLARGFAELIADGADPGLLAEAAWTRRQHHQFRTGLTFADDTELVHALIEFANGSGRAATKVIPRKVAEPVFVFTGMGPQWWGMGRELLAAGGTFAAEAERIDAEFQEISGWSIIEELRRPEEESRVTSTAIAQPANFLVQVALFAMLAELGIHPAAVVGHSVGEVSAAYVTGMLSLHDALLVSYHRARLQATTAGSGGMLAVGLPRAAAQELIDGDALVDIAAVNSPSAVTLAGAVERLDAIAESLTEQGVFARRLQVEVPYHSYLMEPILDELRTVLADVKLSDPTLPLLSTVTGQTVTAGDWDAEYWCSNVRQPVRFADAVTALVGTGSRVFLEVGPHPVLGANIREILIGADETGTTVATLDRKQADGESIRQTIAGLYSAGVLDIGALFGDLVTPHIELPRYPWQRTHLRHELAVFQQLQHGTPGVYTMLGDPDLNNSTTSWRIQLSVGAYPWLEDHVVGGARILPGAAYLDAALSAAALRTESTRVGVEQVRFLAPLIIDDGTAPTLELHVEETTRRFTIRSRAKADALWTTNATGRLVEGIFEPPTVTLPEIDEMHDVDPAAFYAGLAARGLQYGPAFQRTTSIRVSGSTVLATLDGTIATDSGHLAHPAVVDAALQSVAALLAGTGGTEDGAMVPVGVDEVRAFGIIPDQVTVVARLDTSAAPVADIDLLDAQQRVVLQIIGMRFGSIAPGRAALQRMTDFFYEDRWEMREPVDRSGLPSAEAAFTLVFDLGTQPSARAAEIVAPGRGETLVLGEPSREDLETLVRERLEAAIAHEGVERLHVVLVAGNEYDDLDNLWTLRRVAVAFEAFFEDWVTQRGVDVPIMGDGSMHVTLITEHAFAHPHEETAPDPAHAALLGARRVLLNEQPRLRWRLVDIESEVTTKELAAELTIPGAFTYDHSDEVFLRNGLRWVTVVDASLQGRIDGLDEPVPLTDPEANFTLELPKSRVLSRLGWRRCDRQAPGPNEVEVRLRAIGLNFKDPLKVLGVLGEEELAGTAFGLVPGMEGDGVIVRIGSDVTDLAVGDKVIMSSKGMFGRFHTTDRGLVTQVPEEHQPGYCTSDTAFATAEHALLGLSHLQAGEVVLVHGAAGGVGSAAVQIAKLHNAIVIGTASTEERRAYVLEQGADHVLDSRSLNFAEDVLALTDGNGADIVISTAPGEILRRNFQAVAEFGRIVEIGKADIYGGGVLDLRFFDKNISYHSFDLDRMFALRRVESVERMKRVEASLASGKYKRLPFTLYDTDDVVRAFEDVARSTQIGRIAVSLDSEAPLVRPQIPKVTVDPEAQYLITGGFGAFGLAIGRWLVGLGARHLTLLGRSGATTDASRNQLAAWEHQGVQVTTERADVTDAEAMAAVIGRAHSPEHPLRGVFHTAGVVDDKRITVMDRDSLASVYRPKIEGARALRHGLALAGAELDLFVLFSSGSAIFGGVGQYSYTAANLALQSVADVVARDGGKVLAVGWGHMSGGGMAEAEENLARYLRNTGFDSVDMDEGTEFLERALELGLHHQVAMIPVDWSKVSATAPFFAMTGRVEAQIAAAAEDDSAASQLVAALRALDEQKRGDVVAHMLAEQLAVVMGVDADSIDLTVPVPELGLDSLMAVEFGALVGKTLGIDLISLKLGRTFTLQQAGTRAAEILIGAPSDAAPTAVEVTA; encoded by the coding sequence GTGTCTGACATTGCCATTGTCGGAATCGGGTGCCGATACGCGGGTGGTATCGATTCACCGGAATCCTTCTGGGACTTCATCATCAACAAGGGCGACGGCGTCGTCGACATTCCGGCCACGCGCTGGGACTACCGCCGCTACTACGACCCGGACCGGCGTACGCCCGGTCGCATGTACACCAGGCGGGGCGCCTTCATGACCGGCGACCCCTGGGCTTTCGATCCCGACTTCTTCGGGATCTCGCCGCGCGAGGCGGCATCCATGGATCCGCAGCAGCGGCTCATTCTGGAGGTCGCCTGGGAGGCGCTCGACGACGCGGGCATCGCGGGGCATATTGCCGGGACGTCGATCGGCGTCTACATCGGCGCGTTCACCCTCGATCAACTCGCGGTCTCCAATACCACCGAGGCGCTGCCGTACGTGGATATGCACACCGCGGCGGGTGCGTCGTACACCATGCTGTCGAACCGAATCGCGTTCGCGCTCAATCTGGTCGGCCCCGCGCTGACGGTGGACACGGCCTGCTCGTCCTCACTGGTGGCACTGCATCTCGCCTGTCAGGCGCTGCAGAACGGGGACTGTTCGGTCGCCATGGCGGGCGGCGTCACCATGCTGCTGCAGCCGGAAGCCTTCGTCACCATGTGCAAGGGCGGCTTCCTGGCGACCGACGGCCGCAGCAAGCCCTTCGACGCGGCGGCGGACGGCTACGGTCGCGGCGAGGGTTCCGGCATGGTCGTGCTCAAGAAGCTGGAAGACGCTGAGCGCGACGGGGATCGGGTGTACGCGGTCATCAAGGCGACCGGCTCCAATCAGGACGGCCGCACCACCGCGATCACCGTGCCCAATGCCGATCTGCAGGAAGCCCTGGCCAAGAAGGTGTCCGCGCGGGCGGGCATCGCACCGCACGAGGTCACCTACGTGGAGGCGCACGGCACCGGCACCCCGGTCGGCGATCCGCTCGAATTGCGGGCCATCGGAAGGGCTTACGGTCAGGTCGAGGGCCGCACCGAGCCGGTCGGCGTCGGTTCGGTGAAGGCGCAGCTCGGGCATACCGAGGCCGCCTCGGGCATTGCCAGCATCATCAAATCCGCGCTGGCCATTTCCAAGCGCACCATCGCACCGCAGGGCTGGCTCGATACGCCCAACCCGGATATCCCGTTCGACGAGCTGGGCATCAAACTGCAGCTGGAGGCGGAAACCGTCGGCCCCGAGGTCGAGCGAATGACCGTGGCGGTCAATGGTTTCGGCTACGGCGGCACGAATGCGCACGCCATCCTGCAGGAATATCTGCCGGCGGCCGAGGCGGTGCGGCAGCCCAGGCACTTCGGCGTACTGCCGCTCTCGGCGCGCACCGATCAGGCCGCCCGCGATCTGGCCCGCGGCTTCGCCGAGCTGATCGCCGACGGCGCGGACCCGGGCCTGCTGGCCGAGGCGGCGTGGACGCGCCGTCAGCACCACCAGTTCCGGACCGGTCTGACCTTCGCCGACGACACCGAACTGGTGCACGCCCTCATCGAATTCGCCAATGGCAGTGGCCGCGCCGCGACCAAGGTGATTCCGCGCAAGGTCGCCGAACCGGTTTTCGTCTTCACCGGCATGGGCCCGCAATGGTGGGGCATGGGCCGCGAATTGCTCGCGGCGGGTGGCACTTTCGCCGCCGAGGCGGAGCGTATCGATGCGGAGTTCCAGGAGATCTCCGGCTGGTCCATCATCGAGGAGCTGCGGCGGCCCGAGGAGGAATCGCGGGTCACCAGCACCGCGATCGCCCAGCCCGCCAACTTCCTGGTGCAGGTGGCGCTGTTCGCCATGCTCGCGGAGCTGGGCATCCACCCGGCCGCCGTGGTCGGCCACAGTGTGGGCGAGGTGTCGGCGGCCTATGTCACCGGCATGCTCTCGCTGCACGACGCGCTGCTGGTCAGCTATCACCGCGCCCGATTGCAGGCCACCACCGCGGGTTCCGGCGGCATGCTCGCGGTGGGCCTGCCCCGCGCCGCCGCACAGGAATTGATCGACGGCGATGCACTGGTCGATATCGCGGCCGTCAACAGCCCGAGCGCCGTCACGCTCGCGGGTGCGGTGGAGCGCCTGGACGCGATTGCCGAAAGTCTCACCGAGCAGGGTGTTTTCGCGCGCCGACTCCAGGTCGAGGTGCCTTATCACAGCTACCTCATGGAGCCGATTCTCGACGAATTGCGCACCGTGCTCGCCGATGTGAAGCTGTCCGACCCGACGCTGCCGCTGCTGTCGACCGTCACCGGGCAGACCGTCACCGCGGGTGACTGGGACGCCGAATACTGGTGCTCGAATGTGCGGCAGCCCGTCCGCTTCGCCGATGCCGTCACCGCCCTGGTCGGCACCGGCAGCCGGGTATTCCTGGAGGTCGGCCCGCATCCGGTGCTGGGTGCGAATATTCGCGAAATCCTCATCGGCGCGGACGAAACCGGCACCACCGTCGCCACACTGGATCGCAAGCAGGCCGACGGCGAGAGCATCCGGCAGACCATCGCCGGGCTCTACAGCGCGGGAGTACTGGATATAGGCGCGCTGTTCGGGGACCTCGTCACCCCGCACATCGAGCTGCCCCGCTACCCCTGGCAGCGCACCCACCTGCGCCATGAGCTGGCGGTCTTCCAGCAGCTGCAGCACGGAACACCCGGCGTGTACACCATGCTCGGCGATCCGGACCTGAACAATTCGACCACCTCGTGGCGGATTCAGCTCAGCGTCGGCGCCTACCCCTGGCTCGAGGACCACGTGGTCGGCGGAGCCCGAATCCTGCCCGGCGCAGCGTATCTGGATGCGGCACTGAGCGCGGCGGCGCTGCGCACCGAATCGACCCGGGTCGGGGTCGAACAGGTGCGATTCCTGGCGCCGCTGATCATCGACGACGGCACGGCTCCGACCCTCGAGCTGCACGTGGAGGAGACCACCCGGCGCTTCACGATTCGCTCGCGCGCCAAGGCCGATGCGCTGTGGACCACCAATGCGACCGGCAGGCTCGTCGAGGGCATTTTCGAACCGCCCACGGTGACCCTGCCGGAGATCGACGAGATGCACGACGTCGACCCTGCCGCGTTCTACGCCGGATTGGCCGCGCGCGGACTGCAATACGGTCCGGCCTTCCAGCGCACCACGTCGATCCGGGTCTCCGGATCGACGGTCCTGGCCACTCTCGACGGTACTATCGCCACCGATTCCGGGCATCTGGCACATCCGGCCGTGGTCGACGCGGCGCTGCAGAGCGTGGCCGCCCTGCTCGCCGGCACCGGCGGCACGGAGGACGGGGCCATGGTCCCGGTCGGCGTGGACGAGGTCCGGGCCTTCGGGATCATTCCCGATCAGGTGACGGTGGTGGCGCGGCTGGATACCAGCGCCGCCCCGGTCGCCGATATCGATCTGCTCGATGCCCAGCAGCGGGTCGTCCTGCAGATCATCGGTATGCGTTTCGGTTCCATCGCACCGGGTCGCGCTGCGCTGCAACGGATGACGGACTTCTTCTACGAGGACCGCTGGGAAATGCGCGAGCCGGTGGACCGCAGTGGGCTGCCCAGCGCCGAGGCGGCGTTCACGCTCGTCTTCGATCTGGGAACACAGCCGAGCGCACGCGCCGCGGAGATCGTCGCGCCGGGCCGGGGCGAAACCCTCGTGCTGGGCGAGCCGAGCCGCGAGGATCTGGAAACCCTTGTCCGCGAACGCCTCGAGGCCGCGATCGCGCACGAGGGTGTGGAACGCCTGCACGTCGTGCTGGTCGCCGGGAACGAATACGACGACCTCGACAATCTGTGGACGCTGCGCCGGGTGGCCGTCGCCTTCGAGGCATTCTTCGAGGACTGGGTCACGCAGCGCGGCGTGGACGTGCCGATCATGGGCGACGGTTCCATGCACGTCACCCTCATTACCGAGCACGCCTTCGCGCATCCGCACGAGGAGACCGCGCCCGATCCGGCGCACGCCGCGCTGCTGGGCGCCCGCCGGGTGCTGCTGAACGAGCAGCCGCGACTGCGCTGGCGACTGGTCGATATCGAATCCGAGGTCACCACCAAGGAACTCGCGGCCGAGCTGACCATTCCGGGAGCATTCACCTACGACCACTCCGATGAGGTGTTCCTGCGCAACGGCTTGCGCTGGGTCACCGTGGTCGACGCCTCACTGCAGGGCCGGATCGACGGCCTGGACGAGCCGGTGCCGCTCACGGATCCGGAGGCCAATTTCACCCTGGAGCTGCCGAAGTCGCGGGTGCTGTCCCGCCTCGGCTGGCGGCGCTGCGACCGGCAGGCGCCGGGACCGAACGAGGTGGAGGTCCGGCTGCGGGCCATCGGCCTCAACTTCAAGGATCCCCTGAAGGTGCTCGGCGTCCTCGGCGAGGAGGAGCTCGCGGGCACCGCCTTCGGCCTCGTTCCGGGTATGGAGGGTGACGGCGTCATCGTCCGAATCGGTTCGGACGTCACCGATCTCGCGGTCGGCGACAAGGTCATCATGTCCTCCAAGGGCATGTTCGGCCGCTTCCACACCACCGATCGCGGCCTCGTCACCCAGGTGCCCGAGGAGCATCAGCCCGGATACTGCACCAGCGATACGGCATTCGCGACCGCGGAGCACGCACTGCTGGGGCTCTCGCATCTGCAGGCCGGTGAGGTGGTGCTGGTGCACGGCGCGGCCGGCGGTGTCGGCTCGGCGGCGGTACAGATCGCCAAGCTGCACAATGCGATTGTCATCGGCACGGCGAGCACCGAGGAGCGGCGCGCGTACGTCCTGGAACAGGGCGCGGATCACGTGCTCGATTCGCGTTCGCTGAATTTCGCCGAGGATGTGCTCGCGCTCACCGACGGCAATGGCGCGGATATCGTGATCAGCACCGCACCCGGGGAGATCCTGCGCCGGAACTTCCAGGCGGTGGCCGAATTCGGGCGCATCGTGGAAATCGGCAAGGCCGATATCTACGGCGGCGGCGTGCTGGATCTGCGCTTCTTCGACAAGAACATCTCCTATCACTCCTTCGATCTGGACCGCATGTTCGCACTGCGCCGGGTCGAATCGGTGGAGCGGATGAAACGGGTCGAGGCGTCACTGGCCTCGGGGAAGTACAAGCGACTGCCCTTCACGCTGTACGACACCGACGATGTGGTCCGGGCATTCGAGGATGTCGCGCGCTCCACCCAGATCGGGCGGATCGCCGTCAGCCTCGATTCCGAAGCGCCACTGGTGCGTCCGCAGATCCCGAAGGTCACCGTCGATCCGGAAGCGCAGTACCTGATCACCGGCGGTTTCGGCGCGTTCGGCCTGGCGATCGGGCGCTGGCTGGTCGGATTGGGTGCACGGCATCTGACCCTGCTGGGCCGCAGCGGCGCGACCACCGATGCGAGCCGCAATCAGCTCGCGGCGTGGGAGCACCAGGGCGTACAGGTGACCACCGAGCGCGCGGATGTCACCGATGCCGAGGCCATGGCCGCGGTCATCGGCCGCGCCCACTCCCCCGAGCATCCGCTGCGGGGCGTATTCCACACCGCGGGCGTCGTGGACGACAAGCGCATCACTGTCATGGACCGCGACAGCCTCGCCTCGGTGTACCGGCCCAAGATCGAGGGTGCGCGAGCGCTGCGGCACGGCCTCGCGCTGGCCGGGGCGGAACTGGACCTGTTCGTGCTGTTCTCCTCCGGCAGTGCGATTTTCGGTGGTGTCGGCCAGTACTCGTACACCGCGGCGAATCTGGCGCTGCAGTCCGTCGCCGATGTGGTCGCCCGGGACGGCGGCAAGGTGCTGGCCGTCGGCTGGGGCCATATGTCCGGCGGCGGTATGGCCGAGGCCGAGGAGAATCTGGCGCGGTACCTGCGCAATACCGGATTCGACTCCGTCGATATGGACGAGGGCACCGAATTCCTGGAGCGCGCACTGGAACTCGGCCTGCACCACCAGGTCGCCATGATTCCGGTGGACTGGAGCAAGGTCTCGGCCACCGCGCCGTTCTTCGCCATGACCGGCCGCGTGGAGGCACAGATCGCGGCGGCGGCCGAAGATGATTCGGCCGCCTCACAATTGGTCGCCGCACTGCGCGCGCTCGATGAGCAGAAGCGCGGAGATGTGGTGGCGCACATGCTCGCCGAACAATTGGCGGTGGTCATGGGGGTCGACGCGGACTCCATCGATCTGACCGTGCCGGTGCCGGAACTCGGCCTCGATTCGCTCATGGCGGTCGAATTCGGCGCACTGGTGGGCAAGACCCTCGGCATCGACCTGATCTCGCTGAAACTGGGGCGTACCTTCACGCTGCAGCAGGCGGGAACTCGCGCTGCCGAAATCCTTATCGGCGCACCCAGCGACGCGGCGCCCACAGCGGTGGAGGTGACGGCATGA
- a CDS encoding GNAT family N-acetyltransferase: MDQSVVPVIRRATEHDIDDIARIICRAFATDDPIEEYVFPDETDRHRRSPRMLRIMIRYRFLPADGAAVATVDGKVVGALLWYPAGYRKSLWREAISGPMLLWAMGAGTTRGMHVDEAIAEVRPTEGHHFMVYLGADPAVQRAGVGRSLVNWLDALADERSETVGGICKDGNIAYYNAFGYDVDRQVRIGSTGPAMNFMLRQPVPAAP; the protein is encoded by the coding sequence TTGGATCAGTCGGTTGTACCGGTAATCCGCCGAGCCACCGAGCACGACATCGACGACATCGCGCGAATCATCTGCAGGGCGTTCGCGACCGATGACCCGATCGAGGAGTACGTCTTCCCCGACGAAACGGATCGGCACCGCAGATCACCGCGCATGCTGCGCATCATGATTCGGTACCGTTTCCTGCCCGCCGACGGCGCAGCGGTCGCCACGGTCGACGGCAAGGTGGTGGGCGCACTGCTCTGGTATCCGGCGGGATATCGGAAATCGCTTTGGCGAGAAGCGATCTCGGGACCGATGCTGCTGTGGGCCATGGGTGCGGGGACCACCCGGGGCATGCACGTGGACGAGGCCATTGCCGAGGTCAGACCCACCGAGGGGCACCACTTCATGGTGTACCTCGGCGCGGATCCGGCGGTGCAGCGCGCCGGAGTGGGGCGCTCGCTGGTCAATTGGCTCGACGCATTGGCCGATGAGCGGTCGGAGACCGTCGGCGGGATTTGCAAGGACGGCAATATCGCGTACTACAACGCATTCGGCTACGACGTCGATCGCCAGGTCCGTATCGGGAGTACCGGACCTGCGATGAATTTCATGCTGCGGCAGCCGGTTCCGGCGGCGCCCTGA
- a CDS encoding fluoride efflux transporter FluC has protein sequence MTSERTEKDGTPFTAIDPDVDLHTSGQRQELSATHGLVLAVIATGGALGALARYGLAQVWPTPAGGFPWATFVTNVIGCFLIGVLMVVITDIRKAHPLTRPFLGVGILGGFTTFSTYANETRALIQPGTVALAFTYLAATLLCALLAALAAMRLTRGVHAAALRRRQEVAQ, from the coding sequence GTGACCAGTGAGCGGACCGAGAAGGATGGAACACCCTTCACGGCAATCGATCCCGATGTCGATCTGCATACCTCCGGGCAGCGGCAGGAACTCTCCGCGACACACGGCCTGGTACTGGCCGTCATCGCGACGGGCGGCGCACTCGGAGCACTGGCTCGATACGGGCTGGCTCAGGTGTGGCCGACCCCGGCCGGCGGGTTTCCCTGGGCTACCTTCGTCACCAATGTGATCGGCTGCTTCCTCATCGGCGTGCTCATGGTGGTGATCACCGATATTCGCAAGGCCCATCCGCTGACCCGCCCGTTCCTGGGCGTGGGCATTCTCGGTGGTTTCACCACCTTCTCGACCTATGCCAATGAGACGCGGGCCCTGATTCAGCCGGGCACCGTCGCACTCGCCTTCACCTATCTGGCGGCCACACTGCTGTGCGCGCTGCTGGCAGCGCTGGCCGCCATGCGCCTGACCCGAGGCGTCCACGCGGCCGCACTCCGTCGCAGGCAGGAGGTCGCACAGTGA
- the crcB gene encoding fluoride efflux transporter CrcB, which yields MTALLVVLGAIVGAPLRYLTDRAVQTRHDSLFPWGTFTVNLIGCLVLGGITGAAVSSPFFALLGTGFCGALTTYSTFSYETVRLAEQRAYLYAALNVSVSVIAGLGATLLAYTTAQALL from the coding sequence GTGACGGCCCTACTCGTGGTACTCGGCGCGATTGTCGGTGCGCCGCTGCGCTACCTCACCGATCGCGCGGTCCAGACCCGGCACGACAGTCTTTTCCCCTGGGGCACCTTCACCGTCAACCTCATCGGCTGCCTGGTGCTCGGCGGAATCACCGGGGCCGCAGTGTCATCGCCGTTCTTCGCGCTCCTGGGCACCGGCTTCTGCGGTGCGCTGACCACCTACAGCACCTTCAGCTACGAGACGGTCCGGCTGGCCGAGCAGCGCGCGTATCTCTATGCCGCACTGAATGTCAGCGTCAGCGTGATCGCGGGACTCGGCGCAACCCTGCTCGCCTACACCACCGCTCAAGCTTTGCTCTGA